CTTACCAGCGTTGTCAGGGTCGGTCTGCAGGCGGTAGTGGGTTACCACAGCGCACTCCTTGGCAAAGCCCTCGGCGTTCTGCTCCTCGGCCTCAAACAGGCTCTTGGGCACAAACAGCGGGAAATAGGCATTCTGGTGGCCTGTGGCCTTAAACATATCGTCCAGCACGCGCTGCATCTTCTCCCATATCGCATAGCCATAGGGCTTGATGACCATACAGCCGCGCACGGCGGAATTCTCAGCCAGTCCTGCTTTCTTTACCAGTTCATTGTACCACAGTGAGTAGTCCTCGCTTCTCTTAGGTAGCCCCTTGCTCATAATTTAAAACTCTTTTTGGTATATACCGCTTATCGTTAACGCGTTTGGAATAGATTTTGCTATATTAAGTATATAAAGCATCATATCATTCTGGCGTAAAATTACGTTAATATATTACACTATAAATAAGGATTTGCGCCATTGTGTGGTTATCTTTGATATAGCTCTAACTTAAGGGGTTCTTTACAGCACTAGCCATGAAAAAATATACCTTACTTACGATAGCCCCCGCCCTTGCGCTGCTAGCGGTGGGCTGCAGCAGCCCTGTAGCGATGCAGTCTACGGAGTACGACGACATGTACTACGGCGCATCCGACAAAACGGAGTACGTGCAGACGCAGGAGGCTACGGCTTCGTCGGGCCAGGAGTACCAGCAGCGCGGGGAGCCTGCAGAGGAGGCGCTTGCTGAAGGCGAGGTGCTGAACCCGGAGTATGCAGGCAGCGAAGCCGCCGTGAACAACTATTACACCGAGGAATACTACGACGGGCGTTCGTATGACCCGCGCGACAACTGGTACCAGCCGAACTACTCGTTCGTGGACCCTTACTGGGGATCGGCGTACTCGCCGCGCATGGCCAGCTACGCGTACTACGACCCCTTCTACGACCCTTTCTTTGATGATCCGTTTTCCTACAGCTCTTTCCGCCGCAACCCCTACTGGAACAACGGCCTGCGCCTTAGTGTGAGCTACGGGCTGGGCTGGGGCAGTGGCTTCTACAACCACCCGTACAGCAACTGGTGGCCCGGCAGCTACGGATACGGCCTCTATAACGGCTACCGCCACGGCTACTACAATGGCCTGCATAACGGCTACTATGCCAGCAACCCCTACGGCTATTACGACCGCCCGGTGATCATAACCAACCCGGTGCGTGTGCAGAACCGCCCGCGCGACTCGCGTAGCACTGTGGTTACCGAACGATCTTCTGTAGCAGGCAGGCCAGCCAGAGGCAATGTGTACGAAGGCGAAAGCAGGGGAGGCCGACAGGCTGCCACCAGAGGAGAGGCAGCAACCTCTCCGACAAACTCGCAGGAAAGCAAGGCCAGCCTCGAAAACCGCCCTGCCCGCCCAAGCCGCACCATCGAAAGCCGCCAGCGCCGCACGCAGGAGCCTGGGGTGGAAAGAAGCCAGGAGCAGCGACGCGAGGTAGTGCCCGCCCGTACAGAGCGTCCGGAGCGCCGCAGCACCCGCACTCAGGAGTTCCGGCAGGAGCGGCAGCAGGAGCAGCGCACATTTGAAAGCCGCCCGGACCGCACCTACGAAAGCCGTCCAGCGCGCTCTACCTTTGAGAGCCGTCCGGCGCCCTCCAGCAGCCCGGCGCAGCAAAGCAGCGGTTCATCCGGTGGTGGTCGTCCTCGTCGAGGCAACTAACAGCAATTCATTAAAAAGCTCAACCGAACATATATGAAAAAGATAGTTTTGGCCAGCCTGGCGTTCGCGCTGGGCTGGAGCGGAACTGCTTTTGCTCAAACCGAGGTGGATGCCCTGCGCTACTCTCAACTGGGCGTGGCAGGCTCCGCACGCACACAAGGACTGGGAGGCGCACAAACAGCTTTAGGCGCTGATGTATCAAACCTGGCAGGCAACCCCGCTGGTATTGGGATGTTCCGCCGCTCGGAGTTCAGCATTACCCCGGCTTTGCAATACAGCATTTCAGAGGCTACCGCAAACCAGGCAACGCAGTCCGACGAGCGCAACCTGCTCACTATTCCGCAGGCGGGCCTCATCCTCTCGAACCGCAAGGGCGACGAGGACGCCAGCGACTGGCGCGGCCTGAACTTCGGGATAGGCTTCACGCGGCTCAACAACTTCAACCAGCGGATCTCCTACCAAAACACCTCCGCCCCGCCCAACACCATTGTAGATTACTTTGCGGAGCGTGCCAACCTGAGGGCCCTGAATGCTGGCGAAACGCTGCAGGAAAGCCTGGATGACGAGTATGACGCCGGTTTCAACACGATAGAGGGCCTGGCCTACGGCAATTACCTGATTGATGTGCTGGAAGACGACCTCGGGCAGTATGCCGAGCCGCTCTATAGCTTAGGCGATATCGCCCAGAGCGAGGAGATCGAGCGCAGGGGGTCGCAGAACCAGATAGACATTGGCGTCGGCACCAGCTACCGCGACCGGATCTATATAGGGGCCTCTGTGGGAATCATAACCACGAACTTTACACAGGAGAGTATTTTCCGCGAGTCAGGCCACTATATAGCTAGCTTTAATGAAGACGGCAGCCCGGATGTGGAAGGAAATTACAGCCTGGAGCTGTACGATAATTTCACCACGCGCGGTGCAGGGGTTAACCTGAAGGTGGGCGTCATTGCCCGGCCCATCGACGCGTTGCGGCTAGGCGCCAGCATCCAGACGCCGACGGCCTTCACCCTGACTGACACGTACCAGCGCTCGCTGTCCTCCACCACGCTCAACCCCGACACCGGCGTGCCGGAAAGTTTTGAAGCCTTTGAGGACCCGGGCGACTTTACCTACCAGCTGACCACTCCGTTCAGGGCTACGGGCGGCGTGGCCGTTTTTCTGGGCAAATATGGCTTCCTGACCGGGGATGTGGAGTACGTGAACTACGCCAGCAGCCGCTTTAAAGAGGATGATGAGTTCGGAACCGGCACAACCGGCTTCTTCACCGATCTGAACGGCAACATCTCCAACACTTACCAGTCGGCGATGAACTACAGGATAGGCGCTGAGGGGCGTTACGAATCGTTCCGGGTGCGCGCAGGCTATGCCCACTCAGGAGACCCTTACCAAAGCGCTGCCCTGGATGGAGCCGTAAACTCCGTTACCGCAGGAGTGGGGGTGCGCCTCCAGAATTGGTATGCCGACCTTGCCTTTGTGAGTAGCAAGAGCGAGAGCCGCTTTTCGCCCTATCGGTTTTCATCCGAGGGCGGGGAGCCTGTAGTGGACCTTAACAACACGCAGAACTCGGTGCTGCTGACGGTGGGCTACAATTTTTAACGGCACCATATATAGAAGCTATATATAAAGATAGAGGCTATATATAAAAGACAGTTCCGGAAGCGGGGCTGTCTTTTTTCTTCCGGCCATATAGGGCGCGGCCGCCGGTCCGGTATATATGGCCGGCACCTATGGCGAAACGATATTATTCCTATAAATTTGATCAGAGAAACCCATATATAAACTGCATGCATCTCAAACTAAAAACGAATTTGCTGACTGCCATGCTGCTTTGCCTTGCTTTTGTGGCGCAGGCGCAGCAGAAAAAGGACCTTACCTTAGAAGACATTTACCAGAAAGGCGCCTTCCGGGCAGAATCGGTTTACGGCGTGAACTGGATGAACGACGGCCGCTACTACAGCTCCACGGTGCCGGACGAAAAGAACAGGGTGTACGACATCGTAAAGTATGACGTGACCACCGGCCAGCCTGTCGCCACCATCATCGAGGGCGAGCGCCTGGTGCCAGCCGGCGGCAACGCCCCCATCCAGTACGACGACTACACTTTTTCTTCGGACGAGCAGAAAGTGCTGTTCTCCACCGACACCGAGCGGATATACCGCCGTTCGTCCAAAGCGGAGTTTTATATATATGACATCGCCTCCCAAAAGCTGACGAAGCTGAGCGACGGCGGCCCGCAGCTATACGCCACGTTCTCGCCGGATGGCAAAAAAGTGGCCTTTGCGCGCGAGAACAACATGTTCGTGACCGACCTGGGCACGATGAAGGAAACGCAGATCACCACCGACGGCAAAACTAACTCCATCATCAACGGGTATGCCGACTGGGTATATGAGGAGGAGTTCTCTTTTGCCAAAGGCTTCCACTGGTCTCCGGACGGGAAGAGGATTGCGTTCTATACCTTCGATGAAACCAACGTGCCGGAGTATAACATGCAGCTGTGGGGCGAGCTGTATCCGCAGGATTACAAGTTCAAGTACCCCAAAGCCGGTGAGGCCAACTCGAAAGTGAAGGTGTCGGTGTATGACGTGAGCAGCGGCAAAACCGTGGAGATGGAAACCGGCAGCGAGGCCGATGTCTATATCCCGCGCATCAAGTGGACCGGCAACCCCAACCTGCTCTCCATCCAGAAAATGAACCGGCTGCAGAACACCCTGGAGATTCTGCATGCCAACGCCAGCACGGGCAAAGCGGATGTGGTGCTGAAGGAAACCAGCAAAACCTATATAGACGTCACCGACGACCTGACCTATCTGAAGGACGGCAAGCACTTCATCCACTCTTCTGAGAAAGACGGCTTCAACCACCTGTACCTCTACAGAATGGATGGCAAGCTGGTGCGCCAGATCACGGACGGCGCGTGGGAGGTAAGCGAGTTTGTGGGGTACGACGAGAAGAGTGACCGACTCTACTATATGTCCACGGAGGTGTCGCCGCTGGACCGCCACTTGTACAGCATCAGCAGCAAGGGCCGGAAAAAAGACCGCCTGACGGAGAAGCCGGGCACGCACGACATCAACATGAGCAATGACTTCAAGTACTACCTCGATTATTACTCCGCCGCCAACACGCCGCCCACAGTAAGCCTGCACACCGCCAAAGACGGCAAGCTGATAAAAGTGCTGGAGGACAACGAGGAGCTCAGAAACACGCTGGCGCAGTACAGCATCTCCAAGAAAGAGTTCTTCACCATTGACCTTGAAAACGGTGCTAAACTGAATGCCTGGATGATCAGACCGGCTGACTTTGACCCGAACAAAAAGTACCCGGTGCTGATGTTTGTATATGGCGGGCCTGGCTCCCAAACCGTGATCAACAGCTGGGGTGGCAGCAATTACCTGTGGCACCAGCTGCTGGCCGACAAAGGTGTAATTGTGGTGAGCGTGGACAACCGCGGCACCGGCGGCCGTGGCGCCGACTTCAAGAAGCTGACTTATGCCAACCTGGGCAAGTACGAGATTGAGGACCAGATCGCGGCGGCCAAGTGGCTGGGTGGGCAGCCGTACGCAGACAAAGACCGCATCGGCATATGGGGCCACAGTTTCGGGGGCTATATGACGCTGCTGGGCCTGGCCAAGGGCGATGGCGTGTTCCGGGCGGGCATATCGGTGGCCCCGGTCACCAACTGGCGCTTTTACGACTCCATCTACACCGAACGCTACCTCAAAACCCCGCAGCAGAACGCCGCCGGCTACGACGAGAACTCCCCGCTGTTCTTCGCCGACCAACTGCAGGGCGACCTGCTGCTGATCCACGGCACCGGCGACGATAACGTGCATTTCCAGAACTCCGTGGCGATGCAGGACGCACTTATCAGCGCCAACAAGCAGTTCGAGAGCTTCTACTACCCCAACCGCAACCATGGCATCGGGGGCGGCATCACCACGCTGCACCGTTTCAGGATGATGACCGACTTCCTGGAGCGCAAGCTGATAAACCCGGACGATGCTGAGGTGAACCAATAAAAAGGCTATATATAAATGAGGAAGGGCAGGCTATATATAGCCTGCCCTTCCTCATTTATATATAGCTTGCCTCCGGGGCTTGCACTACTTGTCTTTTACGCTCCTTGAGGTGAAGAACTTCTGCCCGCGGAGCAGTATTCTCATCCCGTTCCGTCTCAGCGAAATATCAGGCAGCATTTCCTCGTGCTCCTCAATGCCGTGCTTGTAGGTGGCGATGATATCCTTATAAGACAATACTCCGACAATGTTGTTGTCGTCGCTGGACACGACAGGAAGGACGTCTATGTTTTCTTTCGCCATCATCTCCACGGCGGTGCGCAGGCTGCTGTCCGTGGAGACAGAGATGTGCTTGCGCTTGATGAGGCTGCCAATGCTGCTCTCGGGGTTGTGGTGGTGGCTGAACAGGTTGGAAGAGCTCAGGATGCCCTTGAACGCGCCCGCATTGTCGGAGATGATGAAGTAATTGCTGTTGTAGTCCTGCTCCTTGCTGAGCCAGTCGCGCACCTCCTGGATGCTGTTCTCCTCGCTCAGCACCAGCCCGTGTTTGTTGGCGGCCTGTTCCGCCGTTACCTTCTCCAGAATGTCGGGCTCATAGGAATAAGGCGTCTTCACACCCCGGCGGGCTATCTTCTCCGTCATGATGGTGTTTTTCATGATGAAGAAAGAGATGATGTAGGAGGCCGCGCAGGCAGCCAGCAGCGGCAGCAGCGCATTCGCCTGCGAGGTGGACTCCAGAGCGAAGATAATGGACGTGAGCAGTGCCCGGGAAGCCCCCGCAAACATAGCCGACATGCCCACCAGGGCCGCCAGCGGAATCGTGATGCCGGACTCCGGGAAGAAATAAAGGACGGCGCTGCCCAGCAGCGAGCCGGTGGCGCCCCCGATAGTCAGTAAGGGAGCCAGCGTGCCGCCCGAGGTGCCGCTGCCCAACGCAATGGCCCAGGAAAGAAACTTGAGGATGCACAGCGAGAAGATAAGCTGCACCGTCATGTCGCCTGTTAGCAGGTCTGTGATGTTTTCGTAGCCAACGCCCAGGGTGCGCGGCGCGAAGAAACCGATGACACCGACTGCCAGCCCGCC
This window of the Pontibacter russatus genome carries:
- a CDS encoding chloride channel protein gives rise to the protein MTSAKNLNNGIPVSVALKPTLESENIRPRITEDKKRLLRISALAILVAACISGIAKLLIYLIDLVSNIAFYGRFSVEYISPAANDLGLYVIIIPAVGGLIVGLMALYGSKAIRGHGIPEAMEQVLTNQSKIKPSITYLKPLSSAIAIGTGGPFGAEGPIIATGGALGSTLGQLLKITHNERKILLAAGATAGMSAIFGTPIAAIFLAIELLLFEFSPRSIIPVALACITGAAGHHLLFEEGPVFPMEGIIAMPSNIALAYYSAIGLAMGVLSVLTTKIVYYVEDGFEKLPIHWMWWPAIGGLAVGVIGFFAPRTLGVGYENITDLLTGDMTVQLIFSLCILKFLSWAIALGSGTSGGTLAPLLTIGGATGSLLGSAVLYFFPESGITIPLAALVGMSAMFAGASRALLTSIIFALESTSQANALLPLLAACAASYIISFFIMKNTIMTEKIARRGVKTPYSYEPDILEKVTAEQAANKHGLVLSEENSIQEVRDWLSKEQDYNSNYFIISDNAGAFKGILSSSNLFSHHHNPESSIGSLIKRKHISVSTDSSLRTAVEMMAKENIDVLPVVSSDDNNIVGVLSYKDIIATYKHGIEEHEEMLPDISLRRNGMRILLRGQKFFTSRSVKDK
- a CDS encoding OmpP1/FadL family transporter, translating into MKKIVLASLAFALGWSGTAFAQTEVDALRYSQLGVAGSARTQGLGGAQTALGADVSNLAGNPAGIGMFRRSEFSITPALQYSISEATANQATQSDERNLLTIPQAGLILSNRKGDEDASDWRGLNFGIGFTRLNNFNQRISYQNTSAPPNTIVDYFAERANLRALNAGETLQESLDDEYDAGFNTIEGLAYGNYLIDVLEDDLGQYAEPLYSLGDIAQSEEIERRGSQNQIDIGVGTSYRDRIYIGASVGIITTNFTQESIFRESGHYIASFNEDGSPDVEGNYSLELYDNFTTRGAGVNLKVGVIARPIDALRLGASIQTPTAFTLTDTYQRSLSSTTLNPDTGVPESFEAFEDPGDFTYQLTTPFRATGGVAVFLGKYGFLTGDVEYVNYASSRFKEDDEFGTGTTGFFTDLNGNISNTYQSAMNYRIGAEGRYESFRVRAGYAHSGDPYQSAALDGAVNSVTAGVGVRLQNWYADLAFVSSKSESRFSPYRFSSEGGEPVVDLNNTQNSVLLTVGYNF
- a CDS encoding S9 family peptidase, coding for MHLKLKTNLLTAMLLCLAFVAQAQQKKDLTLEDIYQKGAFRAESVYGVNWMNDGRYYSSTVPDEKNRVYDIVKYDVTTGQPVATIIEGERLVPAGGNAPIQYDDYTFSSDEQKVLFSTDTERIYRRSSKAEFYIYDIASQKLTKLSDGGPQLYATFSPDGKKVAFARENNMFVTDLGTMKETQITTDGKTNSIINGYADWVYEEEFSFAKGFHWSPDGKRIAFYTFDETNVPEYNMQLWGELYPQDYKFKYPKAGEANSKVKVSVYDVSSGKTVEMETGSEADVYIPRIKWTGNPNLLSIQKMNRLQNTLEILHANASTGKADVVLKETSKTYIDVTDDLTYLKDGKHFIHSSEKDGFNHLYLYRMDGKLVRQITDGAWEVSEFVGYDEKSDRLYYMSTEVSPLDRHLYSISSKGRKKDRLTEKPGTHDINMSNDFKYYLDYYSAANTPPTVSLHTAKDGKLIKVLEDNEELRNTLAQYSISKKEFFTIDLENGAKLNAWMIRPADFDPNKKYPVLMFVYGGPGSQTVINSWGGSNYLWHQLLADKGVIVVSVDNRGTGGRGADFKKLTYANLGKYEIEDQIAAAKWLGGQPYADKDRIGIWGHSFGGYMTLLGLAKGDGVFRAGISVAPVTNWRFYDSIYTERYLKTPQQNAAGYDENSPLFFADQLQGDLLLIHGTGDDNVHFQNSVAMQDALISANKQFESFYYPNRNHGIGGGITTLHRFRMMTDFLERKLINPDDAEVNQ